The window tctttttgttttcacttttgaaCTTTTTTCTTGACTGTTCCTTTTCagagaaaagtgaaaaagaaataagaacGAGGGGTGTTGAATTATTTGCATGTGTCATGTGTGTGTTCTGCAGATGTGAGATAACCCATTTGGgtgttattatattatatgtattttttctcacttttgtttgattctatAGTAGCAGCACAATTTGACTGAATAGCCCCACACATATATAGCAAAAGATTtcagaacattaaaaaaaaaaagtagatcggttcttgaaaagaaaatggtactacACACGCAAGttgtttattcttcttccttggacatttcttaattctttattccttacaaataaaaaacattttcatttgtATATGAACCACATTGTCCCCACAACTCTGGATGAATCTTTAAGCTGTATCCACTTGATAATCTAGGCATGTAtacctctttctctctgtttactATATTTATTGCAtacctctttctctcctttgtgACCCAAAAGTGTAGTGTGAAACATTAGTGAAACAATCTCTTCAAAGCTTCTTCTCTGCTCttccatcttttctttttttttgttgttgttaactaAAGAAGTCTATAAAGAGAAGCTCCATCAATGGTCCTAGATCTGAttttgcttttccttttctctttttgttcgATATAGACATTGTTACAAGTCTCCTTCTTCACTTTTATTTGTCACCTTACTAAAAACATTTGTGATGAATCTGCAGATGGAGTCTGTGAAACCAATGGATGTTGCTTCAGGAAAAGGAAAACTCAGACGCACATTTGCCAAGGTTATCAACATTAAGAAGCTAACCGGTGTTGTTCCAGAAGACAACAAGGttgagagagtgaagaagagccAAGAGAATGTTACGTTtgataaagatatagtgaagAATGCCGCAAATCTCTCCGAGTCCTTTGACAAACTGGAGGAAGAGTACGAGAAAAGGCTTGCCTTGGAAGCTCTTCTCGCAAAGCTGTTTGCTACGATATCTTCCATAAAATCTGGTTATGCGCAGTTGCAGTATGCTCAGTCTCCGTATGATCCAAATGGGATTCAGAAATCAGACAACTTGGTAGTAGCAGAGTTGAAGACATTGTCAGAGCTGAAACAGAGTTTCTTGAAGAACCAGCTTGATCCAAATCCTGATAGAACACTTGTTCTTGCGGAGATTCAAGAACTGAAAAGCCTCTTAAAGACTTATGAGATCATGGGGAAGAAGCTTGAGTGTCAGTTAAAGCTTAAAGACTCTGAGATCATATTTCTCAAAGAAAAGTTTGAAGAATCAATGAGTCAGAACAAGTTGATGGGGAAGAGACTAAACCAAAGCGGCCAACTTTGCAATCCACTGGATCATAATCTTCATCTATCGGCGCTAAATCCAACCCATTTCGTTACTTATCTGCACCACACTGTCAAACCGATCCGAGGATTCGTCAAATTAATGGTTGATCAGATGAAACTCGCAGCTTGGGACATCGATATGGCAGCTGATGCGATACAACCTGAAGTATTCTATTACAAGCAAGACCACAAGTGTTTCGCTTTCGAGCATTACGTTTGCAATGTAATGTTTGAAGCGTTTCATCTACCTTACTTCTCAAACGAATCatcatcgaagaagaagaagagcaaagaagaCAAAGCAATGTTCTTTGAGAGATTCACAGAGCTTAGATCGATGAAACCAAAAGAGTACTTAGCATCACGACCTAAATCAAGATTTGCTAGGTTCTGCAGAGGGAAGTATCTGCAGCTCATACATCCCAAAATGGAGGAAGCGTTCTTCGGACATTTGCATCTAAGAAACCAAGTCACTGCAGGTGAGTTCCCGGAGACGAGCTTGTGCACTGCGTTTCTCGAAATGGCGAAAAGGGTTTGGCTTTTACATTGCCTTGCTTTCTCCTTCGACCCTGAAGCTTCAATCTTTCAAGTACCTAAAGGTTGTAGATTCTCGGAAGTGTACATGAAGAGCGTGGCGGAAGAAGCGTTTTTCTCGCCGGAGGATGACGGAAACTCGTCGGAATCCGAGCCGGGAGTTGCGTTTACGGTGGTTCCCGGGTTTAGAATTGGGAAAACGTCGATACAATGCGAGGTCTACCTCTCACGTTCATGTCAACGCCATCCGATCAGATAAAGTCCCGGCGATGATGTCACAGGGGTATTAGAGTAATTTAGTTGGTGGGGGACTTTTTTTTGGGGgtaggaaaaataataaatgaggGAGAGAGAAAAATTACTGACCGTTGGATTCAGGGAAAAGGCAAAGTATTATGTGCTTTGTTGAGTTGAGatttatggtttatgttttttgctTTGTCAATATTAGAGAGAGCAGAAGAGACAGAAGCATCTCTTAGCTGTTTTCCATGGAATTATTACATGTCGTCACTCACTACCTTCTATTCTATCATATGTAAATAGTTTTCgtcataatttataaaatattaattattgcTATGTTTGTAGTATTACATAATGTTGTGTTTTGATATCAATTAGTGAATTAAAAAGGAATGCATGTATGATTAAAGTAAAGTCTAATTTGTATGAGTGGAATGGAGAGAGatatcatctttttaaaaagtgatatgaatcataggaaaaaaaaaaaagtgattttgaATCATGGACTtgagttttttacttttttttttccttcttttcttgaaatttgaCTTTTTGACacaaatctctctgtttttatttatattttgacgACCGACCAAATATATCAGATAATTACACTGATGGGTCCATTATATGATGGATAGATCTTTTGGGCCCAAAAACAGTCATATGAACATATCCAAGGATCAGTGGGAATTGACTCGGTTGTGTCTTTGATTCTCGAACCAACCCGGTTAGATTTATACTGATTTACCACCAATTGATATACTCAAAGTTCAACTTCAACAATGTCAGATGCCATTAGATATAGAAGACTGTATAATGATTATTGAGAACACTGTTTCGGTATAATGTCTGTGGGAATTGATATGGGTTCAGCCGTTCAGtcctaaattacaaaattttgagaCCAAACCAGTTAGCTTTACGCATTTACACCTGCATTCTTATTACGAAGCGCCGAATGTCACACTCTAGTGAAGTACAGTTTTGCAAAAATTTggcaccaaaaagaaaagaaaagagattgaAACATTAATTCTACAAAACGATAAAACGTTAATTTATCTTCTTTGACCGGACAATTAATTTATATGCATCTCTaaaattttagaagatttttacAGGAAAAAATCAAATGGGAACGTTGTCGATACAAATAACAAAGTCGGTgacaaaagataataataatataaaagcatagtatatacaatatataaattggTTCGACCATCCC is drawn from Camelina sativa cultivar DH55 chromosome 1, Cs, whole genome shotgun sequence and contains these coding sequences:
- the LOC104779560 gene encoding IRK-interacting protein-like isoform X1, with protein sequence MMESVKPMDVASGKGKLRRTFAKVINIKKLTGVVPEDNKVERVKKSQENVTFDKDIVKNAANLSESFDKLEEEYEKRLALEALLAKLFATISSIKSGYAQLQYAQSPYDPNGIQKSDNLVVAELKTLSELKQSFLKNQLDPNPDRTLVLAEIQELKSLLKTYEIMGKKLECQLKLKDSEIIFLKEKFEESMSQNKLMGKRLNQSGQLCNPLDHNLHLSALNPTHFVTYLHHTVKPIRGFVKLMVDQMKLAAWDIDMAADAIQPEVFYYKQDHKCFAFEHYVCNVMFEAFHLPYFSNESSSKKKKSKEDKAMFFERFTELRSMKPKEYLASRPKSRFARFCRGKYLQLIHPKMEEAFFGHLHLRNQVTAGEFPETSLCTAFLEMAKRVWLLHCLAFSFDPEASIFQVPKGCRFSEVYMKSVAEEAFFSPEDDGNSSESEPGVAFTVVPGFRIGKTSIQCEVYLSRSCQRHPIR
- the LOC104779560 gene encoding IRK-interacting protein-like isoform X2, with the protein product MESVKPMDVASGKGKLRRTFAKVINIKKLTGVVPEDNKVERVKKSQENVTFDKDIVKNAANLSESFDKLEEEYEKRLALEALLAKLFATISSIKSGYAQLQYAQSPYDPNGIQKSDNLVVAELKTLSELKQSFLKNQLDPNPDRTLVLAEIQELKSLLKTYEIMGKKLECQLKLKDSEIIFLKEKFEESMSQNKLMGKRLNQSGQLCNPLDHNLHLSALNPTHFVTYLHHTVKPIRGFVKLMVDQMKLAAWDIDMAADAIQPEVFYYKQDHKCFAFEHYVCNVMFEAFHLPYFSNESSSKKKKSKEDKAMFFERFTELRSMKPKEYLASRPKSRFARFCRGKYLQLIHPKMEEAFFGHLHLRNQVTAGEFPETSLCTAFLEMAKRVWLLHCLAFSFDPEASIFQVPKGCRFSEVYMKSVAEEAFFSPEDDGNSSESEPGVAFTVVPGFRIGKTSIQCEVYLSRSCQRHPIR